The Deinococcus wulumuqiensis R12 genome has a window encoding:
- a CDS encoding carbohydrate ABC transporter permease has translation MTTTPPRPPVKMRGLEKSRSRTAVLMLIPMLLVLAAVAGYPLLRTIYLSFTEFNFISDEAPKWIGLGNYWFTTEEGVGLGLLQTPEWWQSVWNTVKFTLLSVSLETVLGLAFALVINSNFRGKGLMRTAILVPWAIPTVVSAQMWNWMYNDSFGIISQWGQSLGFLQAGESFLSNPDTALAALVAVDVWKTTPFMALLLLAGLQTIPSDMYEAADVDGASAWTKFWRLTLPLLTPALLVALIFRTLDSLRVFDMPFIVKGNAPETMTMSIYARQELIANSQFGYGSAVSVLIFLIIMVFTAIYVTSLRVKFD, from the coding sequence ATGACCACGACCCCCCCCCGCCCACCCGTCAAGATGCGCGGCCTGGAAAAGTCCCGCTCGCGCACCGCCGTGCTGATGCTCATTCCCATGCTGCTGGTGCTCGCCGCCGTCGCCGGGTATCCGCTGCTGCGGACCATCTACCTTTCGTTTACCGAATTCAACTTCATCAGCGACGAGGCGCCGAAGTGGATCGGTCTGGGCAACTACTGGTTCACCACCGAGGAAGGTGTAGGCCTGGGCCTGCTTCAGACCCCCGAGTGGTGGCAGTCGGTCTGGAACACCGTCAAATTCACGCTGCTGAGCGTGTCGCTCGAAACCGTGCTGGGCCTCGCCTTCGCGCTCGTCATCAACTCCAACTTCAGGGGCAAGGGCCTGATGCGCACCGCCATTCTGGTGCCCTGGGCGATTCCCACCGTCGTTTCCGCGCAGATGTGGAACTGGATGTACAACGACTCCTTCGGCATCATCAGCCAGTGGGGGCAGAGCCTGGGCTTCCTGCAAGCGGGCGAGTCGTTCCTGAGCAACCCCGATACGGCGCTGGCCGCGCTGGTGGCGGTGGACGTGTGGAAAACCACGCCGTTTATGGCGCTGCTGCTGCTGGCGGGGTTGCAGACCATCCCCAGCGACATGTACGAAGCCGCCGACGTGGACGGCGCCTCGGCCTGGACGAAATTCTGGCGGCTGACCCTGCCGCTGCTGACCCCGGCGCTGCTCGTCGCGCTGATTTTCCGCACGCTCGATTCGCTGCGCGTGTTCGACATGCCGTTTATCGTCAAGGGCAACGCCCCCGAGACCATGACCATGAGCATCTACGCCCGCCAGGAACTGATCGCCAACTCTCAGTTCGGCTACGGCAGCGCCGTGAGCGTGCTGATTTTCCTGATCATCATGGTGTTCACGGCCATCTACGTCACCAGCCTGCGCGTCAAGTTCGATTGA
- a CDS encoding ABC transporter substrate-binding protein, with protein sequence MNKIAAILGLTVTLAAASQAGAATLTFACDSVGQGFNECKKGADAWAKKTGNTVKLIQVPKETDQRLALYQQQLGAKSADVDVYMIDVVWPGLIGQHLADLSKTIPAAEVKAHFPAIVQNNTVNGKLIAMPWFTDAGVLYYRTDLLKKYGYKSAPKTWNELATMAQKIQAGERKKNPKFVGFVFQGKNYEGLTCDALEWISSFGGGSIVDSSGKITVNNPKAVEALRTIQGLVGTVAPAAVTTYGEEEARNVWQAGNAAFMRNWPYAYAAGQAKGSAVAGKIGVAALPAGTGGKPAATLGGWQLAVNAYSKNQKEAADLVRYLTGLQEQKRRAVQASYNPTIASLYKDKDVLKAVPFFGSLYNVFTNAVARPATVTGSKYNQVSDAFSSAVYSVLTKKSAPGPALKTLEGQLARIKGRGW encoded by the coding sequence ATGAACAAGATTGCTGCCATTCTCGGTCTGACTGTCACCCTCGCCGCCGCTTCTCAGGCCGGCGCCGCGACCCTGACCTTTGCCTGTGACTCGGTGGGGCAGGGCTTCAACGAGTGCAAGAAGGGCGCCGACGCCTGGGCCAAAAAGACGGGCAACACCGTCAAGCTGATTCAGGTGCCCAAGGAAACCGACCAACGTCTGGCCCTGTACCAGCAGCAGCTCGGTGCCAAGTCCGCCGACGTGGATGTGTACATGATCGACGTGGTGTGGCCCGGCCTGATCGGTCAGCACCTCGCCGACCTGAGCAAGACCATTCCCGCCGCCGAAGTCAAGGCGCACTTCCCGGCCATCGTGCAGAACAACACCGTGAACGGCAAGCTCATCGCCATGCCCTGGTTCACCGACGCGGGCGTGCTGTACTACCGCACCGACCTGCTCAAGAAGTACGGCTACAAGTCGGCCCCCAAGACCTGGAACGAACTGGCGACCATGGCCCAGAAAATCCAGGCGGGCGAGCGCAAGAAGAATCCCAAATTCGTGGGCTTCGTCTTTCAGGGCAAGAACTACGAGGGCCTGACCTGTGACGCGCTGGAGTGGATCAGCTCCTTCGGCGGCGGTTCCATCGTGGACAGCAGTGGCAAAATCACCGTGAACAACCCCAAGGCGGTCGAGGCCCTGCGCACCATTCAGGGACTGGTGGGCACCGTCGCCCCCGCCGCCGTGACCACCTACGGCGAGGAAGAAGCCCGCAACGTGTGGCAGGCGGGCAACGCGGCGTTCATGCGCAACTGGCCCTACGCCTACGCGGCGGGGCAGGCCAAGGGCAGCGCGGTGGCGGGCAAAATCGGCGTCGCGGCGCTGCCTGCGGGCACCGGCGGCAAGCCCGCCGCGACGCTGGGCGGCTGGCAGCTGGCAGTCAACGCCTACTCGAAAAACCAGAAGGAAGCCGCCGACCTCGTGCGTTACCTGACCGGCCTGCAGGAGCAAAAGCGCCGCGCGGTGCAGGCGAGCTACAACCCCACCATCGCCTCGCTGTACAAGGACAAGGACGTACTCAAGGCCGTGCCCTTCTTCGGCAGCCTCTACAACGTCTTCACCAACGCGGTGGCCCGCCCCGCCACCGTCACGGGCAGCAAGTACAACCAGGTCAGTGACGCCTTTTCCAGCGCCGTCTACAGCGTGCTGACCAAGAAGAGCGCCCCTGGCCCCGCCCTCAAGACCCTCGAAGGCCAGCTCGCCCGCATCAAGGGACGCGGCTGGTAA
- a CDS encoding heme-binding domain-containing protein: MFLSAAFVLAQLVPYGRAHANPPAQAGPQWDSPQTQALFDRACADCHSNQTRWPWYSSVAPVSWLVQKHVDEGRSKFNVNVPGFGREADEAAGQVRSGEMPEKTYLPLHPEARLTATERDQLVRGLAATFGAEGGTERGDGDGD; this comes from the coding sequence CTGTTTCTGTCCGCCGCCTTCGTCCTCGCGCAGCTCGTGCCCTATGGCCGCGCCCACGCCAACCCGCCCGCGCAGGCCGGGCCGCAGTGGGACAGCCCGCAGACCCAGGCCCTCTTTGACCGCGCCTGCGCCGATTGCCACAGCAACCAGACCCGGTGGCCCTGGTACTCCAGCGTCGCCCCGGTGTCGTGGCTGGTGCAAAAGCATGTGGACGAGGGCCGCAGCAAATTCAACGTCAACGTGCCCGGTTTTGGCCGCGAGGCCGACGAAGCCGCCGGGCAGGTCCGCAGCGGCGAGATGCCGGAAAAGACCTATCTGCCCCTGCACCCCGAGGCCCGGCTGACGGCGACCGAGCGCGACCAGTTGGTGCGTGGACTGGCGGCGACCTTCGGCGCTGAAGGCGGCACAGAAAGGGGAGACGGCGACGGCGATTGA
- a CDS encoding heavy metal translocating P-type ATPase, whose amino-acid sequence MTSPSPAAAQARAEAPGSKKFVIPPDLRWAVLFTFLTLLGLVVGLLGEHVLHSDAVMWGGFGLAYLAGGIPAGREALHSLFVERKLDVDLLMVLAALGAASIGQAADGAILLFLFSLSNTLQDWAMGRTKRAIEALMDLNPEGATVRRDGEEKWCELGDIRIGDLLVVRPGERVAADARVVTGNTSVDESPITGESRPIDKAPGAELASGTVNLNGSVEAEVIRPAGESTLARLVALMEDAQTQKSRTETLSERWESPYATLVLLAVPLVYAGLHSLGGLSTADAWYRAMTFMVVASPCAVVISTPAVMLSAMAAAARGGVLFKSSAALDALAGVNTIAFDKTGTLTQARMTLSHTYADDERGALALATGLEAHSEHPIAQAIVQAAQAQGVAPTLVQGAQAIPGHGIEARLESGELAWAGNLRLAQREGAALTPAQQQAVDTLSREGSSTVIVGVGPRVVGVMGVADTLRPGIAEAIQAIRAAGVAHPVMLTGDKREVAETVAKQVGLTEFRAELLPEDKLRIIGELPGPVAMVGDGVNDAPALARADLGVAVASGTDVAIESADVVLMQNDMGKLAGAVRLAKDASRTVRFNLLFAFGIILLVAPLAIMGRVPLPLGVVAHEGGTVFVVFMGLRLLRWRL is encoded by the coding sequence ATGACCAGTCCTTCCCCTGCTGCGGCCCAGGCCCGCGCCGAAGCGCCCGGCAGCAAGAAATTCGTGATTCCGCCCGACCTGCGCTGGGCGGTCCTGTTTACGTTTCTGACCCTGCTCGGCCTTGTCGTCGGCCTGCTCGGGGAACACGTCCTGCACAGCGACGCGGTGATGTGGGGCGGCTTCGGCCTCGCCTACCTCGCGGGCGGCATCCCGGCGGGGCGCGAGGCGCTGCACAGCCTGTTCGTCGAAAGGAAGCTGGACGTGGACCTGCTGATGGTACTGGCGGCCCTGGGCGCCGCAAGCATCGGTCAGGCCGCCGACGGCGCCATTCTGCTGTTTCTGTTCAGCCTGTCCAACACCCTGCAGGACTGGGCGATGGGCCGCACCAAACGCGCCATCGAAGCCCTGATGGACCTCAACCCCGAGGGTGCCACCGTGCGCCGTGACGGGGAGGAAAAATGGTGCGAACTCGGTGACATCCGCATCGGCGACCTGCTGGTGGTCAGGCCGGGCGAGCGCGTCGCCGCCGACGCCCGGGTGGTGACGGGCAATACCTCCGTGGACGAGTCGCCCATCACGGGGGAGAGCCGCCCCATCGACAAGGCCCCCGGCGCCGAACTCGCTTCGGGCACCGTCAACCTCAACGGCAGCGTGGAGGCCGAGGTGATTCGTCCGGCAGGCGAAAGCACCCTGGCCCGCCTGGTCGCGCTGATGGAAGACGCCCAGACCCAGAAAAGCCGCACCGAAACCCTCAGTGAGCGCTGGGAAAGCCCCTACGCCACGCTGGTGCTGCTCGCGGTGCCGCTGGTCTACGCCGGGCTGCACTCTCTGGGCGGGCTGAGCACCGCCGACGCGTGGTACCGCGCCATGACGTTCATGGTGGTCGCTTCTCCCTGCGCCGTCGTGATTTCGACCCCCGCCGTGATGCTCTCGGCGATGGCGGCGGCGGCCCGGGGAGGGGTGCTGTTCAAGAGCAGCGCCGCGCTCGACGCGCTGGCGGGCGTGAACACCATCGCCTTCGACAAGACCGGCACCCTCACCCAGGCCAGGATGACGCTCAGCCACACCTACGCCGACGACGAGCGCGGCGCACTGGCGCTGGCCACCGGTCTGGAAGCCCACAGTGAGCACCCCATCGCCCAGGCCATCGTGCAGGCGGCGCAGGCGCAGGGGGTTGCGCCGACACTGGTGCAGGGCGCCCAGGCCATTCCGGGGCACGGCATCGAGGCCCGCCTGGAGAGCGGCGAACTCGCCTGGGCCGGAAATCTGCGCCTCGCGCAGCGGGAAGGCGCCGCGCTGACCCCGGCGCAGCAGCAGGCGGTCGACACCCTCAGCCGTGAGGGAAGCAGCACCGTCATCGTGGGTGTGGGGCCGCGCGTGGTCGGGGTCATGGGCGTCGCCGACACGTTGCGTCCCGGCATTGCTGAGGCCATACAGGCCATTCGGGCGGCGGGCGTGGCGCACCCGGTGATGCTGACCGGCGACAAGCGAGAGGTGGCCGAAACGGTGGCGAAACAGGTCGGCCTGACCGAGTTCCGCGCCGAACTGCTCCCCGAGGACAAGCTGCGCATCATCGGCGAGTTGCCCGGCCCGGTGGCGATGGTGGGCGACGGCGTGAACGACGCCCCGGCGCTGGCCCGCGCCGACCTCGGCGTGGCGGTGGCGAGCGGCACCGACGTCGCCATCGAGTCCGCCGACGTGGTGCTGATGCAAAACGACATGGGCAAACTCGCCGGGGCGGTGCGCCTCGCCAAGGACGCCAGCCGCACGGTGCGCTTCAACCTGCTCTTTGCCTTCGGCATCATTCTGCTCGTCGCGCCGCTCGCCATCATGGGCCGCGTGCCGCTGCCGCTGGGCGTGGTCGCGCACGAGGGCGGCACGGTGTTCGTGGTGTTCATGGGCCTGCGCCTGCTGCGGTGGCGCCTCTGA
- a CDS encoding DUF456 domain-containing protein, whose amino-acid sequence MSLPFLVFLLAWLVGMVCTFIPAVPATLIIFLGSVAAALLDGFQAGRDLPFLLVFGVITLLIMSIDNVASAWGARKYGGGKEAMWGALVGGLLGIFIPLGLIVGPLAGALVAELVFARRPFQDALRSAWGTLVGLLAGIAAKVVLHLIVGLYELWRLWDPARSIFG is encoded by the coding sequence ATGAGTCTTCCTTTTCTGGTGTTTTTGCTCGCCTGGCTGGTCGGCATGGTCTGCACCTTCATTCCGGCGGTGCCCGCCACGCTGATCATCTTTCTGGGCAGTGTGGCGGCGGCGCTGCTCGACGGTTTCCAGGCCGGGCGCGACCTGCCTTTTTTGCTGGTGTTCGGCGTCATCACCCTGCTGATCATGAGTATCGACAACGTGGCCTCGGCCTGGGGTGCCCGCAAGTACGGCGGCGGCAAGGAGGCGATGTGGGGCGCTCTGGTCGGCGGCCTGCTCGGCATCTTCATCCCGCTGGGGCTGATCGTGGGGCCGCTGGCCGGGGCGCTGGTGGCCGAGCTGGTCTTTGCCCGCAGGCCCTTTCAGGACGCGCTGCGCTCGGCCTGGGGCACGCTGGTCGGGCTGCTGGCAGGCATCGCGGCGAAGGTGGTGCTGCACCTCATCGTGGGCCTGTACGAGCTGTGGCGGCTGTGGGACCCGGCCAGGAGCATCTTCGGCTGA
- a CDS encoding CAP domain-containing protein produces the protein MKPAPFALALSLGGLLSAHAPAAAPAHPEQLNKAVQAALGSCGVRPRLSGDLGEAAADLMAGYALEQALPRHSYRAHRAQGWSSTYHGDLAWVGRKLGEQCGKWQDYAEYGLATDGTRMALVLGTPARVDLTQSRRWLNDFLSATNRARAQGQKCGSKLMNAVGPLKWDTRLEAAAARHATDMVKLDFRGHTNPRDGSSPLERAQGYGFRGSVGENIQYGSITAGEAVKHLLTSPGHCENLMRPEWKLFGAAVNNGTTKTLFATYWVQVFGAE, from the coding sequence GTGAAACCCGCACCCTTTGCCCTGGCGCTGAGTCTGGGGGGCCTGCTCAGCGCCCACGCGCCAGCGGCGGCTCCGGCCCATCCCGAACAACTCAACAAGGCGGTGCAGGCCGCACTCGGCAGCTGCGGCGTGCGGCCCCGACTCAGCGGCGACCTGGGCGAAGCCGCCGCCGACCTGATGGCGGGCTACGCCCTGGAGCAGGCCCTGCCGCGCCACAGCTACCGGGCGCACCGGGCGCAGGGCTGGAGCAGCACCTATCACGGCGACCTCGCCTGGGTGGGCCGGAAACTCGGGGAGCAGTGCGGCAAGTGGCAGGACTACGCCGAGTACGGCCTCGCCACCGACGGCACGCGCATGGCCCTGGTGCTGGGCACGCCCGCGCGGGTGGACCTCACGCAGTCGCGGCGCTGGCTGAACGACTTTCTGAGCGCCACCAACCGGGCACGCGCCCAGGGCCAGAAGTGCGGGAGCAAGCTGATGAACGCCGTAGGGCCGCTGAAGTGGGACACTCGCCTGGAAGCGGCGGCGGCCCGGCACGCGACCGACATGGTGAAACTGGATTTCCGGGGGCACACCAACCCCAGAGACGGCAGCAGCCCCCTGGAACGGGCGCAGGGCTACGGCTTTCGCGGGAGCGTGGGCGAGAACATCCAGTACGGCTCCATCACCGCCGGAGAAGCCGTCAAGCACCTGCTGACCAGCCCCGGCCACTGCGAGAACCTGATGCGCCCGGAGTGGAAACTGTTCGGCGCGGCGGTCAACAACGGCACGACCAAAACGCTGTTCGCGACGTACTGGGTGCAGGTGTTCGGCGCGGAGTAG
- a CDS encoding phosphohydrolase — MTRPNQRTPESEKAPASREGASQEAGGQQRADAGAHFRLSVAGGKAQDIEGKASASSLSDATFTTPRAKLIEEANQAIRGDLEGYPRALAAYDALRGDPEARAHWDMANYVTMRKLGYNDHGRVHAFITGAASMAITELLLDAGVRPDLMESGVGDADDVFLTVILGTMLHDIGNQIHRTAHEQHGVALALPILERILTPIYPDPFKRTKVRSFILGAINCHDLNPAPLTIEGGITALADGTDITKGRGRKAFSLGSVDIHSISALAVDQVVIRPGRERPVRIDVTMNNSGGIFQVEEVLAPKVIRTPLRPYVELRASMRGDGGEEPILSRVRLEGDQFVMDLDTGEQVTAEVQDTQKRVAEAVAANLNVGSERG, encoded by the coding sequence ATGACCAGACCGAATCAGCGCACCCCCGAAAGCGAGAAGGCCCCGGCCAGTCGGGAGGGAGCCAGTCAGGAAGCAGGAGGGCAGCAACGGGCAGATGCCGGGGCGCACTTCCGCCTCAGCGTGGCGGGCGGCAAGGCGCAGGACATCGAGGGCAAGGCCAGCGCGAGCAGCTTGTCCGACGCGACCTTCACCACCCCCCGCGCCAAGTTGATCGAGGAAGCGAACCAGGCGATTCGGGGCGACCTGGAGGGCTACCCCCGCGCCCTGGCCGCCTACGACGCGCTGCGCGGCGACCCGGAGGCGCGGGCGCACTGGGACATGGCGAACTACGTGACCATGCGCAAGCTCGGGTACAACGACCACGGGCGGGTCCACGCCTTTATCACCGGAGCGGCGAGCATGGCGATTACCGAACTGCTGCTGGACGCTGGGGTCAGGCCCGACCTGATGGAAAGCGGGGTGGGCGACGCCGACGACGTGTTCCTGACCGTCATCCTGGGCACGATGCTGCACGACATCGGCAACCAGATTCACCGCACCGCGCACGAGCAGCACGGCGTCGCGCTGGCGCTGCCGATTCTGGAACGGATTCTGACGCCCATCTATCCCGACCCCTTCAAGCGCACCAAGGTCCGCTCGTTCATTCTGGGGGCCATCAACTGCCACGACCTCAACCCGGCGCCGCTGACCATCGAGGGCGGCATCACGGCGCTGGCCGACGGCACCGACATCACCAAGGGGCGCGGGCGCAAGGCCTTTTCCCTCGGCAGCGTGGACATCCACTCCATCAGTGCGCTGGCGGTGGACCAGGTGGTCATCCGGCCCGGACGCGAGCGGCCCGTGCGCATCGACGTGACCATGAACAACTCGGGCGGCATCTTTCAGGTGGAGGAGGTGCTGGCGCCCAAGGTGATCCGCACGCCGCTGCGGCCCTACGTGGAGTTGCGGGCGAGTATGCGCGGCGACGGCGGCGAGGAACCGATTCTGTCGCGGGTGCGGCTGGAAGGCGACCAGTTCGTGATGGACCTCGACACCGGCGAGCAGGTCACTGCCGAAGTGCAGGACACGCAAAAGCGAGTGGCCGAAGCGGTGGCCGCCAACCTGAACGTGGGCAGCGAGCGCGGCTGA
- a CDS encoding ATP phosphoribosyltransferase regulatory subunit, with amino-acid sequence MRRVSAPDLPSCSPVSPDETLSPGSPRATALPAGVRDVLPAEWKRREHLRQHLSSLLRSWGYEGVDLPALELADPAHPQGDHAFKLIDSGGQVLALRSEYTTALGRLVGTHFPSGPFPLRLHYGGRLWLRTQTSELGRLREFNQVGAELIGVTGVQADTELLALAHAALGQAGVQAQLEVGFPGFVDAVLTDAGLTEPVRAALHDAIDRKSGADLDLLARRHGVPADVTRTLHSLTELYGGPEVLAAAQALARGVRAEQAVAHLGAVHAAARGAEVDLLFDLGVSRRYGYYTGLTFRAYVEGINQPVLGGGRYALPGGLPGAGFAIGLERLAAVLPAGVPSEPETVLALDFAGAAAARAAGLRAELAWTDDGAELRHFAQARGLRRWVQGADLRDVTPHALTSGAEARA; translated from the coding sequence ATGCGCCGCGTGAGTGCGCCCGACCTTCCCTCCTGCTCTCCCGTTTCGCCCGACGAAACGCTTTCCCCCGGCAGCCCCAGGGCGACGGCCCTGCCTGCCGGAGTCCGCGACGTGCTGCCCGCCGAGTGGAAAAGGCGCGAACATCTGCGCCAGCACCTGTCCAGCCTGCTGCGTTCCTGGGGGTACGAGGGGGTGGACCTCCCCGCGCTGGAACTGGCCGACCCCGCCCATCCGCAGGGCGACCACGCCTTCAAGCTGATCGATTCCGGGGGGCAGGTGCTGGCGCTGCGCAGCGAGTACACCACCGCGCTGGGGCGGCTGGTGGGCACCCACTTTCCGTCCGGCCCCTTTCCGCTGCGGCTGCACTACGGCGGGCGGCTGTGGCTGCGCACCCAGACCAGCGAACTCGGGCGCCTGCGCGAGTTCAATCAGGTGGGCGCCGAACTCATCGGCGTGACCGGCGTGCAGGCCGACACCGAGCTGCTCGCGCTGGCCCACGCCGCGCTGGGGCAGGCAGGCGTGCAGGCGCAACTCGAAGTCGGGTTTCCCGGTTTCGTGGACGCGGTGCTCACCGACGCCGGGCTGACGGAGCCGGTGCGGGCGGCGCTGCACGACGCGATTGACCGCAAAAGCGGAGCCGACCTCGACCTGCTGGCCCGGCGGCACGGCGTCCCGGCGGACGTGACCCGCACGCTGCACAGCCTGACCGAACTCTACGGCGGCCCCGAGGTGCTGGCGGCGGCGCAGGCCCTGGCGCGCGGCGTGCGGGCCGAGCAGGCAGTGGCGCACCTGGGCGCGGTGCACGCGGCGGCGCGGGGCGCGGAGGTGGACCTGCTGTTCGACCTCGGGGTCAGCCGCCGTTACGGGTACTACACCGGCCTGACCTTCCGCGCCTACGTGGAGGGCATCAATCAGCCGGTGCTGGGCGGCGGACGCTACGCGCTGCCGGGGGGATTGCCGGGGGCGGGCTTCGCCATCGGGCTGGAGCGGCTGGCGGCGGTACTGCCCGCCGGGGTGCCGAGCGAACCCGAAACGGTGCTCGCGCTCGACTTCGCGGGGGCGGCGGCGGCGCGGGCGGCGGGCCTGCGGGCCGAACTCGCCTGGACAGACGACGGGGCCGAGCTGCGGCACTTCGCCCAGGCACGCGGGCTGCGGCGCTGGGTGCAGGGCGCGGACCTGCGGGACGTGACCCCTCACGCCCTTACGTCCGGCGCGGAGGCCCGCGCATGA
- the hisG gene encoding ATP phosphoribosyltransferase: MTSVPERRPDHLTLALPKGRIMDDAIALLSQAGLPLTRPEASRALRHEFPGVTVLELRNQDVPVYVDLGVADAGIVGKDVLLEAGRPVYEPVDLHFAECRLSLIREIGASGPVARVGTKYPRAARAYLEERGIPAEVVKLSGNIELAALTGLADAVIDLVQTGGTLRANHLEEVDVLFHSSARLIVNRAALKLRRERLRPLIARLRELTAPADSGLT, encoded by the coding sequence ATGACCTCGGTCCCCGAACGCCGCCCCGACCACCTGACCCTGGCCCTGCCCAAGGGCCGAATCATGGACGACGCCATCGCGCTGCTTTCGCAGGCCGGACTGCCGCTGACCCGCCCGGAAGCGAGCCGCGCCCTGCGCCACGAGTTCCCCGGCGTGACGGTGCTCGAACTGCGCAACCAGGACGTGCCGGTGTACGTGGACCTCGGCGTGGCCGACGCGGGTATCGTCGGCAAGGACGTGCTGCTCGAAGCCGGGCGCCCGGTGTACGAGCCGGTGGACCTGCATTTTGCCGAGTGCCGCCTGTCGCTGATTCGTGAAATCGGGGCCAGCGGCCCTGTTGCCCGCGTCGGCACCAAGTACCCCCGCGCCGCCCGCGCCTATCTCGAGGAACGCGGCATTCCCGCCGAGGTGGTCAAGCTCAGCGGCAACATCGAACTCGCCGCGCTGACCGGCCTTGCCGACGCCGTCATTGACCTCGTGCAGACCGGGGGCACCCTGCGGGCCAACCACCTCGAAGAAGTGGACGTGCTGTTCCACTCCTCGGCCCGCCTCATCGTCAACCGCGCCGCCCTCAAGCTGCGGCGCGAGCGTCTGCGGCCCCTCATTGCCCGGCTGCGCGAGCTGACGGCGCCTGCCGACTCCGGCCTGACCTGA
- a CDS encoding LrgB family protein — protein MIWLPLTLLAFAAGVLLQLRVRSPLANPTLIATLVAAAGLLLTRTGYPQYQEQVRPLTALLAPAVVALAVPLYQQRALLARQWQALLVGGLLGTAVGVTTDTLLSRALNLGPDAERSLITAPATSPVALQLAQFTGAPAELAATLAVLSGLMGALLLPPFLTLIGVRHPLARGIAIGSMAHGVGTARAREEGSTTGAASSIGMGLAAVLVTLVVALLSGQG, from the coding sequence GTGATCTGGCTGCCGCTCACGCTGCTGGCCTTTGCCGCCGGGGTGCTGCTGCAACTGCGGGTGCGCTCGCCGCTCGCCAACCCCACATTGATCGCCACGCTGGTGGCGGCGGCGGGGCTGCTGCTGACGCGCACGGGCTACCCGCAGTACCAGGAGCAGGTCCGGCCACTGACCGCGCTGCTCGCTCCGGCGGTGGTGGCCCTCGCCGTGCCGCTGTATCAGCAGCGTGCCCTGCTCGCCCGGCAGTGGCAGGCGCTGCTGGTGGGGGGCCTGCTCGGCACGGCGGTGGGGGTGACCACCGACACCCTGCTGTCCCGCGCCCTGAACCTCGGCCCCGACGCAGAGCGTTCGCTGATCACCGCCCCGGCGACCAGTCCCGTAGCGCTGCAACTCGCGCAGTTCACCGGGGCGCCCGCCGAACTCGCGGCGACGCTGGCGGTGCTCTCGGGACTGATGGGGGCGCTGCTGCTGCCGCCTTTCCTGACGCTCATCGGCGTCCGGCACCCGCTGGCCCGGGGCATTGCCATCGGCAGTATGGCCCACGGGGTCGGCACCGCCCGCGCCCGAGAGGAAGGCAGCACCACCGGGGCCGCCAGCAGCATCGGCATGGGTCTGGCCGCCGTGCTGGTGACACTGGTGGTCGCGCTGCTGTCGGGCCAGGGCTGA
- a CDS encoding CidA/LrgA family protein: MTSAPAAGSVTQALPAPVRFVLGLGILWSFAALGLALTRVLHLPLPGPVVGMVLLWLGLSLGLVRLHWIQAAADGLLGVLGLLFVPATVGFVDYLSAGAAWGLWLLVMTAGLLLGAGTAGLLASRLIRPTGEGA; encoded by the coding sequence GTGACCTCTGCTCCTGCGGCGGGCAGCGTCACGCAGGCGCTCCCGGCCCCGGTGCGTTTCGTGCTGGGCCTCGGCATCCTGTGGAGTTTCGCGGCGCTGGGTCTCGCGCTGACCCGCGTGCTGCACCTGCCGCTGCCGGGGCCGGTGGTCGGCATGGTGCTGCTGTGGCTGGGGCTGTCGCTGGGGCTGGTCCGGCTGCACTGGATTCAGGCTGCCGCCGACGGGCTGCTGGGCGTTCTGGGGCTGCTGTTCGTTCCGGCCACCGTGGGCTTCGTGGACTACCTCTCGGCGGGCGCGGCCTGGGGTCTGTGGCTGCTGGTGATGACGGCGGGGCTGCTGCTCGGCGCAGGCACGGCGGGGCTGCTCGCCTCGCGCCTGATTCGCCCGACAGGAGAAGGCGCGTGA